The DNA segment CCGGAGGTCCAATAGAGCGTGATCTCATCCTGGACCTCAAGAAGCTGGGTGCGAGATTGCTGGTCTTCGCCGATGAGGCGACCACGGCCGCACTGTCCGACGTGGACTACAAGGTCGCGCTGCCCGGGGAGTACGGAGATCTGCTTTCGCCCTTGCTCTGTTTGCCTCTGCTGCAGCTTCTCGGATACTACAGGGCCCGAAGAATGGGATTGAATCCGGACCGCCCCCGAAACCTGACCGCTGTGGTGAAGCTGGACCTATAGGGACGCTCATGAAGAAATTCGATGCTGTCATCATCGGGGAATTGAACATCGACCTCGTTCTCTGGGGCGTGCCGCTGCCAGAGTACGAAAAAGAGAAGCTGGCGCAAGACATGCGCTTTACCATGGGCAGCTCCTCTGCCATCACCGCTTATAATTTGGCCGCTTTAGGAACACGGGTCGCCTTTATAGGGAAGGCGGGTGCTGACACCTTCGGCGATTTCATGGTGAGGGAATTGTCCAAAGGAGGGGTCGACACCAGCGCTGTAATCCGAGACAAGACCCTCAAAACGGGCGCAACGATTGTCCTGGCCAATCCGCCCAAGAAAGCACTCCTAACCTACCTGGGCGCGATGGCCTACCTGACCATCGAGGATATCGACTGGGATGTCGTGAGAGAAGCCCGTCACCTGCACGTTGGCGGCTTTTTCCTTCAGACCGGTCTCCGGAAGGACGTGGGCCGGATCTTCGCCCGAGCGCGGGAGATGGGTCTCACCACCTCCCTCGACACAAACTGGGATCCGGACGAGCAATGGGGTGACGATCTCCGCGAGGCGCTGCGGTTTACGGATATCTTTCTGCCGAATGAAGAGGAGGCCGTGCAGATTGCCCAGACCAGCACGGTAGAGGAGGCGCTGGAACGTTTGGGAGAAATAGTGCCGGTTGTGGTCATCAAGCAGGGGAAAAAGGGCGCAAGCCTGAGAGCCGGAGATACGCGTCTTTTCAGCCCAGGTTTCGAGGTCGAAGTGGTGGAGACGACGGGGGCTGGAGATAGCTTCAACGCTGGATTCCTGCACCAGTACCTGAAGGGCAAATCGTGGGAAGAGTGCCTGCGGTTTGGAAATCTGTGCGGTGCGCTGGCGGTGACTGCAATGGGAGGTACAGGGGCCTTCGCGGATAAGGACCAGATAAAGTTGCGCATGGAGGCGATTCTTGGCAGGGCCTGACCCTCTGCGCGAAATCGTCGGAATGCACAAGGGTGGCAAGGCCGTCGGCATATACGCCGTGTGTTCCGCTCATCCCTTTGTCTTGGAAGCGGCCGTGCAGCAAGCCGTGGCGGACGGTTCGTTCTTGCTGGTTGAGTCGACTTCCAACCAGGTGGATCAGTTCGGCGGTTATACGGGTATGACACCGGCGCATTTCGCGGCGTTCGTGAGGGATGTTGCTGAGCGCTATGGGCTGCCCCACGAGCGAGTGATTCTGGGGGGAGACCATCTGGGACCGAATGTGTGGAGAAACCAGCCAGCCGATCGTGCGATGCGTCTCGCCAAAGACCAAATCCGGGCATACGTGCACGCCGGCTACCGTAAGATCCACCTGGACACAACGATGCGATGTGCAGACGACCCCGGGAGCCCGGACGAACCACTCGACCCGGAGATTGTCGCCCGAAGATCGGCTGAATTGTGCAACGTGGCCGAGGAAGCTGCCCTATCGGCCGGCGGCGATGGATTGCCGCCTGTGTACGTCGTCGGGACGGAGGTACCACCTCCGGGAGGGGCCACAGGCCAGACGCACGCCGTTGAGCCCACTCGTCTGGAGAGTCTGAAACAAACGGTCGAGGTTACTCGGAAGGCCTTTCTCGACCGGAAACTCGAGGCGGCTTGGAAAAGAGTGGTGGCGGTGGTGGTACAGCCGGGTATCGAATTTTCAGACATGAACGTCATTGACTATGATCGCCAGAAAGTAACAGCGCTTAAGGAGTTTATCGCCGCCGATCCGCAGTTGGTGTTCGAAGCTCACTCCACGGACTACCAAACAACGCGCAAACTCCGCGAGATGGTCGAAGATCACTTCGTTATTCTCAAAGTAGGCCCCGCCCTCACTTTCGCTTTTCGGGAAGCAGTTTTCGCCCTCGAGGCGATCGAAAAGGAGTGGGTCGGCAGACGGAAAGGGGAAACACTTTCTGACCTTGCTAACACAGTGACCCACGTAATGCTCGAGAACCCGAAACATTGGGAAAAATACTATCGTCGGGACGAAGAATTCCAACGCTTGTCGTTGACCTATAGCTACAGCGATCGCATCCGCTACTACTGGTCCCATCCTGACGTCCAGAGATCGCTTCGGATCCTGATGGATAATCTGACCACGCATCCGGCCCCGCTAAACCTCATAAGCTATTTCTTGCCGAACCAATACAGAGCTATTCGCGAGGGAGTGATTTCCAACAACCCGCGCGATATCATCCATCACAAGATCAGAGAGGTTCTGGAGCGCTACAGCGAGGCTACGCGGACCGCTACGGTGTACTGCACCTGACTAACGAAGGCTCAAGCAGAGAAATCCCGGATTCAGAGCGGACGATACGACGGAGGGATCATGAAACAGGCTCGGTGGCTGCTCTTCTCGCTCGTAACGGTGAGTTTTTGGGGAGTTTGGGGCGCACTCATTGAGATTCCAGAAAAGGCTGGCTTTCCTGCAACACTTGGCTACTCGGTATGGGCCCTAACCATGATACCACCTGCCATTGTGGCTCTGAAACTCATCGATTGGAAATTGGAGCGTGACTCGAAGTCGGTTTTTCTAGGGTCCGCGGTGGGGTTCCTGGGAGCTGGTGGGCAGCTGATACTGTTTCAAGCACTTCGTACGGGACCGGCCTATTTGGTGTTTCCTATCATCGCGCTCTCGCCCGTTGTTACAATTCTGCTCGCGTACTGGTTGCTGCACGAACGTGCTACTCGCAGGGGCTGGTTCGGAATCGTACTAGCGGTGGTAGCTATGGTTCTGCTTTCGTACCAGTCTCCTACAGATTCAGCGGCTTCGGGGTACCTATGGATTGTATTGGCCTTCTTGGTATTTCTGGCTTGGGGTATGCAAGCGTACGTCATTCGATTTGCGAACCGTACCATGAAGGCAGAGAGCATTTTCTTCTATATGATGCTTACGGGCATATTGCTCATTCCGGTAGCCCTTCTCATGACGGATTTCGCAGATCCTATCAACTGGGGATTCACGGGACCGGTTTTGGCAGCCATGATTCAATTGTTGAATTCCGTTGGGGCACTTTGTCTCGTATACGCTTTCCGATACGGCAAGGCGATCATCGTTAGCCCCTTGGTGAACGCTGGCGCTCCGTTAATAACGACTGTGATCTCCCTCGCGATTTACGGTGTGATTCCCTCCCCGATCACAGCGGCGGGAATGATTGCAGCCATCGCTTCTGCCTATCTGATGTCCATTGAGCCGGAGCTCGTTGAGGCCTAATTCGATATGGCAGCCCGTTTCAATGGAAATACCGTCGATTACTCACGTTTGCAACGTAAAGCAGCACAAAGCATATCCGTCGTGCAATCAACGTGGGTCTTGCTGATAGCGTGGTTAGCTTTCGCGCGTCCGATGGCGCACGGTTTTGACTTCCCTCTGTCAAGTAAAGGGAATCTAAGATACACGGTGGATGTGTGCCAGTTCGCAGAGAGAGGCGGAAAAACGCGCGTTGAGGTCTATTACTCGCTCCCTTTGAGCCAGTTGTCAGGTAAGGACGCGTCGGTGGAAGACCTCGATATACAGATCCGGATCGACAGGCCTGAACTGGCTGAACCAACTTGTTTCCGCGAAAGGAAAAGGCTGGAAATTCCGGCGTTTTCGAGCGAATCCGGGGAGTACTACTACCTCGATATGAAGGGCTTTGTGGTCGATTCGGGTGAGGTAGCGCTTTACATGTCCATGTCGGACAGTGCGCGAGGGCGCTCCGGCGTGGTGAACCAAGAGTTCAAGGTACGGTACTTTGGCGAGGAGCTTACACTGAGCGATGTGCTTTTTGTCTCGCAGATCAGGAGAGCAGGAGAACCCAGCAATCTAATGCGTCACGGATACCTGATGATTCCAGCGGTGGCCAGGTCCTTTGAGGTCACGGGAGACTCAACTTGGGCTTGGATCTATTTCGAAGTCAATAATCTCGGCAAGCCATCCGATCGGTCAACAGCGTACGATGTGCGTCTTTGGGTCACGGATTTGACGGGGCGGAAGAGCTTTGAGAAGACGGAGCGCGGCAACAACGCCAAATCAAGGGACATTGCACGCGTCGAGAAGATTCCGCTGCACGGGATGCCGAGCGGTGTCTATCGTTTGGACTTGGAAATTGAGGAGGCTGCGACTCATCGTACAGTCAGAACAGGGGCGTACTTCTCCGTCTGGAATCCCCGACTCGGCGAAAGCGATTTGTTACCGATGGAAGCGGGAGACGAGAGAGAGTATTACGACCAAATCAAATACATCGCGACGGAGGACGAACTGCGACTCTTTGAGAGTCTCGATCGGCAAGCAAAGCAAAAGTTTATTCTCTGGTTCTTTGAGGTCCGTGATCCAGACCCTCGTACTCCGGAAAACGAATTCCTGATTGAGCACTTGCGTCGCATAGCGTACTGTAAGGCTCACTTCGCGGGAGGAGTGAATTCCGACATGGGAAGAATCTATATCAAATACGGTCCTCCTCTCGAAATCCAGCGATGGTTTTCTTCCACCGAATATTCGAAGCCTGTTGAAATCTGGACGTATGCCATCCGGGGGAGAACAGAATTCGTCTTTGTTGATCGGAATGGGGATGGCCGTTACGTGCTGGTCCATTCGAGCCATCCGGATGAGTTTGCTAACCCGGAATGGGAAGCTGAACTAAGGAGGTGAGGGAAGATTCGGATACCGAAGCGTCTTGAGCGGGGAGAAGCCCGCAGTGGGAAGGTTGACAATGAGTGGCGTTACGGCGCAGGGGTGCAAGCTCGGAAGGAGGTGTGAAGCTCAGGGCCGCGGCGAGCTTGATCAGGGGCGTAGAGAAGCGAAGCGTTGACCCAAGCAGCAGGGAGGAGCCGAGATGAAAAAATTCAGAGTACTGGGATTCCTTGTTGTCAGCGTCGCGGTCGTCCTTTGGTTGGACGGCAGCGCCTGGGGCGCGAGCAAGGGCAAGATCTCAGGGAGAGTTGTCGACCAGCGCACGGGAGAGCCGTTGCCTGGTTGTAATGTCCTCCTTGTGGGCACAGCGATGGGCGCGGCTACCGACGAAAACGGCTACTACTTCATCATCAACGTGCCGCCGGGTGAATACGCCGTGAAGGCCACCATGATGGGCTATGCCACAGAGATTCAGGAAAAGGTGCGCGTGAACATTGACCAGACCACGACCGTGAACTTTGCCCTCAGACAGGAGGCAATCCCCGGTGAGACCGTCGTGGTGGAAGCAAGACGTCCTGTGGTTCAGCTCGACGTGTCCTCCAGTCAGACCATCGTAACCAGCGAAGCGATCCAGGAGCGACCGCTGGACAATCTGGAAGAGATTCTGGCGACGGAAGTAGGGGTGGATCTCACAGCTTCAACCGAGGGTAGCGGTCTGATTGTGCGAGGAGGAGGGCTGAACGAGACGGACATAGTAGTGGACGGTTTGTCCACGAGAAACCTCCGCAACCAGCAACCGATGACCACCCTGAGCCTGACGGCCATTAAGGAGATCGAGCTTCTGACGGGCGGTTTCAGTGCCGAGTACGGGGAGATTCGATCCGGTGTGGTCAATGTGGTAACGGAAGAGGGGAGTCTGAATCGGTATTCCCTCGATGTGGACGCACGCATCAGTCCTCCGGGCCGCAAGCACTTCGGCCCAAGCCCGTACGGCCTCGATGGGCCGTTCTGGAAGGTCTACGCCGGCCCCGATGCCTTC comes from the candidate division KSB1 bacterium genome and includes:
- a CDS encoding sugar kinase — protein: MKKFDAVIIGELNIDLVLWGVPLPEYEKEKLAQDMRFTMGSSSAITAYNLAALGTRVAFIGKAGADTFGDFMVRELSKGGVDTSAVIRDKTLKTGATIVLANPPKKALLTYLGAMAYLTIEDIDWDVVREARHLHVGGFFLQTGLRKDVGRIFARAREMGLTTSLDTNWDPDEQWGDDLREALRFTDIFLPNEEEAVQIAQTSTVEEALERLGEIVPVVVIKQGKKGASLRAGDTRLFSPGFEVEVVETTGAGDSFNAGFLHQYLKGKSWEECLRFGNLCGALAVTAMGGTGAFADKDQIKLRMEAILGRA
- a CDS encoding D-tagatose-bisphosphate aldolase, class II, non-catalytic subunit, whose product is MAGPDPLREIVGMHKGGKAVGIYAVCSAHPFVLEAAVQQAVADGSFLLVESTSNQVDQFGGYTGMTPAHFAAFVRDVAERYGLPHERVILGGDHLGPNVWRNQPADRAMRLAKDQIRAYVHAGYRKIHLDTTMRCADDPGSPDEPLDPEIVARRSAELCNVAEEAALSAGGDGLPPVYVVGTEVPPPGGATGQTHAVEPTRLESLKQTVEVTRKAFLDRKLEAAWKRVVAVVVQPGIEFSDMNVIDYDRQKVTALKEFIAADPQLVFEAHSTDYQTTRKLREMVEDHFVILKVGPALTFAFREAVFALEAIEKEWVGRRKGETLSDLANTVTHVMLENPKHWEKYYRRDEEFQRLSLTYSYSDRIRYYWSHPDVQRSLRILMDNLTTHPAPLNLISYFLPNQYRAIREGVISNNPRDIIHHKIREVLERYSEATRTATVYCT
- a CDS encoding DMT family transporter — its product is MKQARWLLFSLVTVSFWGVWGALIEIPEKAGFPATLGYSVWALTMIPPAIVALKLIDWKLERDSKSVFLGSAVGFLGAGGQLILFQALRTGPAYLVFPIIALSPVVTILLAYWLLHERATRRGWFGIVLAVVAMVLLSYQSPTDSAASGYLWIVLAFLVFLAWGMQAYVIRFANRTMKAESIFFYMMLTGILLIPVALLMTDFADPINWGFTGPVLAAMIQLLNSVGALCLVYAFRYGKAIIVSPLVNAGAPLITTVISLAIYGVIPSPITAAGMIAAIASAYLMSIEPELVEA
- a CDS encoding GWxTD domain-containing protein — protein: MEDLDIQIRIDRPELAEPTCFRERKRLEIPAFSSESGEYYYLDMKGFVVDSGEVALYMSMSDSARGRSGVVNQEFKVRYFGEELTLSDVLFVSQIRRAGEPSNLMRHGYLMIPAVARSFEVTGDSTWAWIYFEVNNLGKPSDRSTAYDVRLWVTDLTGRKSFEKTERGNNAKSRDIARVEKIPLHGMPSGVYRLDLEIEEAATHRTVRTGAYFSVWNPRLGESDLLPMEAGDEREYYDQIKYIATEDELRLFESLDRQAKQKFILWFFEVRDPDPRTPENEFLIEHLRRIAYCKAHFAGGVNSDMGRIYIKYGPPLEIQRWFSSTEYSKPVEIWTYAIRGRTEFVFVDRNGDGRYVLVHSSHPDEFANPEWEAELRR